DNA sequence from the Shewanella piezotolerans WP3 genome:
ATACCAATTATTAATACTCCTAATATGTTTGGTGGTGAAGTCGCTGACGTTGGTATGTCATTGCTACTTGCATTGGCGCGTCAAACTCATTTTATTGACCGTGAAATCCGTAATAATAATAGCTGGCCTAAACCTGCAGGTATGAGCGTCTCAGGAAAACATGTTGGTGTTGTTGGGTTCGGAGATATTGGCGAAAGTTTGGTCAAACGTTTAGGCGGATTTGATGTAGACGTTACCGTTTACGACCCAGGGGTTGTAGGTGACAAGGGATATAGCTATGTTACTAGAGAGAGTTATCCTGACGGAATTCAAGAGTTAGACTTCCTCGTATTCACTTGCGCATTGAATAAACATAATTTCCATATGCTAGATGCTAAAGTAATCAGTGCAATGAAAGCTGGAGCGATGGTAGTAAACGTTGCAAGAGGTCCTTTGATTGACGAAGCTGCACTAATTGATGCATTGCTTAGTGGGCACATCGCAGCTGCGGGTTTAGATGTTTTTGAAGTAGAACCATTGCCTGATAATTCCCCATTACGTGATATGCCACAGTGTGTTTTTGGCTCACACAATGGTAGCAATACTAAAGAAGGCGTAAGGCGTGCGACTTATAAAGCTATATCGCATATTGCTGAATTTTTAAATACCAAATAGTTATCAAATATTTGCAGTACAAAAGAGAACTCCAATGCAACATACACGCATACATAAGAAGTGGGCGCTAGTTACAGGTGCTTTAGGTGGTATAGGCCAAGCTTTGGTAAAAGAGTTTGCCGATGAAGGTTATCATGTGATTGCTACGGACATTAAAGTTAGTAATGATAAGATTGACAACGTTTACTTCTTACAGCTTGATTTAGAAAAATTCGTTGTAAACGAATTATATGCAACGGAGTTCTATCAAAAAGTAAAAGAGATAACTAACGGAACAGGTATAAGTAGTTTAGTTAATAATGCAGCAATACAAATTCTTGCAGATACTAGTAGCTTAACAAGAGAGCAATGGAATACTAGTTTTAATGTAAACTTATCAGCTCCATTCTTTATGTCGCAATTATTTCTAGATGATTTGACAACTAATATTGGCTCAATCGTTAATATCAGCAGCATCCATGCAACACAAACAAAGAAAGAGTTTGTTGCATATGCTACGACAAAAGCAGCGCTAAGTTCGATGACGCGTAATATGGTGTTAGATATAGGGAGTAAGATAAGAATTAATGCCATAGAACCTGCTGCAATTGCTACAGAGATGCTTAAGGCTGGCTTTGATGGTAAAGAGGAACAATACAAAAAACTTGAGATGTTTCATCCCCTTGGGCGTGTAGGGACACCTACAGAAGTTGCTAAGTTAGCAGTGTTTCTATCCTCTGAAAGTGCAGGGTTTGTTCAAGGTGCTTGTATTAGTGCAAGCGGTGGAATTCAAGGCTGTTTAAGTGATCCTTCATGAAAGTTTTCAAAAAAATAGTTGTAACATTAAATTTGAAGATATGCAGGTTTATATATCGAGCATTTTTAATTTTAAGAAAGAATAAAAAATCAATATTAATATATACGGATTCTAGAGGGACTGAAATTGATAGTCCATTTAAACAGCGTAACCCATTTTATTCATATTTACAGAGCTTCAACGAGTATGATGTAGATTACAAGTTTTGCCCCTATAAGTTTACAAGCATATTAGATTTTATTTCATATTATGAAAATTCAAATAAAAAATATGATGTTATTGTTTTACACTGTGGGATTGTTGATTTTGCACCGCGACCAGTTTCTTCATACAATCAAATGTTGTCTTTAAAACGTGATTTTTTGAAATCAAAGGGTTGGGAAGATTATTTTGAGAATAGAAATGATTTTTTAAATGATTATTTAGGTGAGAAAACCTTACAGTTTATGTCTACTGGGTTTATTGAAAAAGAGATTTTACCTATATTGAAGGAGGTAGATAATTTAATATATGTAGGTATAAACCCGGTGCTAATTGATTGGGATGGCGATTATTGGCGAAAAAGGCCGAGCAGTATAAATCAGCAATTAGTGCAAGACAAATTAGTGCTACAGAGTTTAGATAATACAATTGATTTGTCGGGGTGGAATGAAGATGAAATTAAGAAATATACTGTAGATAATGTTCATTATAATAAAGATGGCTTAAACAAAATTGGCCGTAATGTTTTATCTAATATATAAGTTTCTATCGTTAATAAATTAAGAATAACAGTTTTAACTGGCTGTTTTTATATTTGCAATGCTACTTACGAATTTAATGTGCGTGCGACATTTAGATTGTGATATTTATAATGCAAATTGGTATAAAAACTGGGTGGCTTCATAGTGTTAGTTGCTACTTTGGGATGATCCAGCTTGTTTTACTCCTGCATCTTTTCTGTATTTAGTGTTGAAACCTAAAGTTTGAGTGGTTTTTACATTTTATGTGAGGTTCCTATTTTATCAAAAATTTTTAAATATGGCGTAAGTGAGGGTTTAGCTAAGCTGATTCCATTTGCGACCATATTTGTCTTTGCCCATCAATTTTCAAGTGAACTTGTCGGTACATTAACTTTATTGATTGTTACCGTAGAAATCCTTTCAATCATAGTGATAAATAATACGGCAGCAGTAACACGAATAGATTTTTTTAAGTTTGAAACTGATGTTTTAAAAAAACAGTTAAATACACAGTTATCAAATTCTTTAACATCTTCATTGTTACTTCTTATAATTATTGTTCCTATATTAATTTATGAAGAGGTTTCAGCTTATTATTATATACTCTTGTTTGTACCATGTTTAAGAACTTATACTACAACTAGTCTTGCATTATTACAGTGTAGAAAAGAAACTAATCAATACCTTAAAGCACAGGTTATTTTCTCTATAACATATTTAATTGTATTCGCGATGCTTTATAAGCAAGGTATACTCTCTTGGATAGTAGCTTTATGCGTAGGGCTAACTCTGCAAGCAATTTACTTGAAAGCTACAAATACGTTTGTTTCATTTTCTAAAATAGTTATAGTGCCCAAAAAGGATAGTTTAAATGTAGCGTTAAAAGGGATTGCGTTTATGCCACAAGCTATTGGTTGGTGGCTAAGAAGTGGTGCAGAACGCTACCTTATCGCTTTTTATCTTGGAGTAGCTACACTAGGTCAATATGCATTATCTGTTCAGATTTCAGCAATTGCCGTACTATTCGTGACTGCAATCAATTTAGCAATAGTTCCTGAAGTGAATAGGCACTTATCGAGCGGGAGTTCAAAAGAACTTCTAAAGATTAATAAGATCTATCGTTTTACATTTATTTTGTTATTTATAGCTGTTCTATTATTATGGTTCTCTGGTTATAGCTATTTATCTGCATATTATGCCGAATATGCAATATCAAAAGAAATTTTGTGGATAGCTTGTTTATCTACATTATTTCAATCTTGCTCTATGGTTCTAATGAATGAGCTTTACTTCAGAGGTAAAGCAATTCTAGTGGCTAAGTACGTATTGATTTGTTTCATTATTCAAGCTGGATTGCAATTTTTAGTGCTGAATGTATTTGCGGAGTTATATATTGTTCTTCTTGTTAACGTAATCTTTTCAGTCGTATTGTTATTGTTAGTTGTCAGTAAAATTGTTTTATTCAGAAAAATTCATAAGGTAATTTAAGATGTTTTTAAAGAAAGTTTTTTTTAGTGTTTTTGACCGTAATTCACTGGACTACAGCTTGTTAGAAGAACCATTTATATACGGTTCACCAGATACGAAAAAGATTAGAGCCTTAAAAGGAAAGTTTAAAGGAGAGCGTTGCTTTATTTTAGGTAACGGCCCTTCTCTAAATAAGGTAGACTTTAGCAAGCTTGAAAATGAATATACTTTTGGTGTTAACGGTATTTTCTATAAGACAAAAGAGTGTGGCTTTAAGCCAACTTTTTATGTGGTAGAAGATAAAGCTGTGATGAATGACAATACCGCAGAAATTAATGACTATGATTGTGAGTATAAGTTTTTCCCAACTCATTATAAAAGCAAAATTAAAAATAAGGAGAATTGTTACTTCTTTAAGATGAATACTGGATTTTACCGAGAGGAAAGTCCGAATTTTGGTATACCTAGGTTTTCTACAGATGCATCTAAGAGAATGTATTGTGGACAGTCCGTAACGATGATGAATTTGCAATTAGCATTCTATATGGGCTTTGAAAAAGTCTATCTATTAGGAATGGACTTTAGTTATGATATACCAAGCAGTGCGAAAATAGACGGGCTAGAAATAGTATCAACAGAAGACGATGAAAATCATTTTCATCCTGACTATTTCGGTAAAGGAAAAACTTGGCATGACCCTCAACTAGATAACGTTTTAAAGAGTTACAAAATGATGGGGCTGATGTTTGATTGTGCTGGAAAACAAATATATAACTCTACGCATGGCGGGAAGCTTGAGGTATTCGAAAGGGTTCCATTTGATGAATTATTTTAACAATAAAAAATTCTATTTTTTAACAATAAATATAATTTTTATTTGTTTCGCTCCTTTTTTATCATTTGTCACATGTTCATTGTCTTTATTTTTTCTGAGTTCTTCAAAGCCTAATATTTCCAAAGACTCAGGTGTTTGGTATTTAATTGTATGCACCTTTTTCCTTTTTGTCTCCACATCAATATCGGCTTATTCTCAGCCGATTTTTTTGTACGAGGAGCAAGACTTTACAACATACTATAATAACTACATTTACTTCCTCAATAATGGCTTTAACTTAGATGGTTTTATTTTTGGTGCTGGTGCTGAAATTGGGTTGCCTTTACTCAATTATTTTTTGTCTCTTATCATTGGAGCTGGGTATCCGTATTTAGTGAAATTATGCTATATATTGTTTCAAATGACGCTGTTTCTTTCCATTATTGCCATTATTGCAGAAAAATACTCAGTTAGTTGGAAACGATTAGCTCTTTTAATAGCTTTAATGTTTTTGTTTTTTAAGTATGGAGCGACGCTTAATCATTTGAGACAGGGGTTCTCCTCCTTTTTTGTTGTTTTGGCATTATTTTCAGCAGCTAGACGTAACAAGGTAATTTTTATTTTATTGGCATGCACATTTCATGTGTCAGCATTAGTCGTCTATCCGATACTATATTATGTTTTTAAAGAAAGAAGTTTCAAAGCAACTTTCCACAATGCTATTGTGATATCAGTGATTTCGGTCGTTGGATTTATTGGTTTCAAATTAATGATGGACTATGTTTTAGCCTCTGATTTATTTTTCTTAGCTAAAGCAAAGTCAGCATTTCTAAAAGTTAGTGACGAGAACTTTTATGTAGTTGCTTTGAAAGGAGCTGTAGTTGCATCGATTTATGCTATTTTTGCATTGCTTATCCTTTTATTTGCGAAAGTGAAGAAAAATGTGTTTAACCAGCTTTTCCTTCTTGTTGTTATTACTATAGGGTTTGGTTATATCCCAGGAATGACTACTAGGATATTCGCATCAGTATTTACAATACTGATGGGATACTACTTCTTTTTGGTTTTTAATCAGGAATACAAATTTTCTCACCGAATTTTATTGAGTGTTTCTCTGTTAGTTATATTTTCCACTAATTGGTATCTTAACTCAGCCATTTTCTATTATAACTTCCCCTTAGTTTCTCAGGAACCATTTTACTATCTAAACGATTTATTCATCGAGCATGGCTATGTTATTCGTCGAGACTTACCTTCAGAAGTCGATATTGTTATTGAAAACCCTTATAGGTAATATATGAAGTTATCTTTTATTTTAGCTACTTGTAATGGTAGTGATATTATTAGTGATTGTTTAAAATCTATATCAAACATAAAGCTAGCTACTAATATAACTTTAGAGCTAATTGTAGTGGATCAAAGTTTTGACCACTCAACATATAATGTTCTTGAGACTTTTAACTTCGACTTTCCAGTGTTATATGTACACTCTTTAAAAAGAGGGCTAAGTTGCAGTCGTAATATAGGGATAGAATTATCTACGGGTGACTATGTCTGTTTTGCAGATGATGATGCGACTTATAAAAGTGATCTACTGATAGACTTAAATAATGTGATATTACAAAAAATTGCCGCTAGCAATGGTAAGTTTTGTTTTGTAGGGGGAACAGTTAGGGTTCCAGGAACTAACCAACTAACTCGTTACACTGAAAGGGAAGATGAGCATATAATCAACAGATCTAATTTTGGTGCTGACATAACTTCTATTTCGTTATTCATTGATAAACAATTTATAGCATCTAAAGGGATTAGATTTGATGAGCAACTCGGGTTGGGAGCGAAGTTTCCTAGTTGTGAAGAAGTCGATTTCGTATATCGAATGTTGAACATGGATGTAGAAGGTATTTATGTACCTAATATTACCACCTATCACATAAATCCAGTAGCGTATACAGCTTGTAAGACCGAAGATTATGCGCTTGGGCATGGAGCATTTTGCAAGAAGATGTTGATTTCCAACGGCTTGTCTATTTTTAGCATCAAATATCTAATTGTGAAATTTATAAAAGTTATACTCAAATTTCCTTATGCTCTTATCAAGACTGGAGTATTTCCGTTTAGGTACTTTAAAGGTTTTATGAGTGGTTTTAAGAATTACAAAGGCTGAAATAATGAAAATTGCTGTTTATGACGTTAATTTAGTTAACCATATGAATTACATAGGAGGGTTAATTAAAGAGTTTAGGTCAAGAAGTATTGAAGTCATTGCTTTTTATGATGAATATAATTCAGATGCATATTCATTTTTAACCGAAATTGGTGTCACATGCATTAAAGTTCGCCATATTTCTTTTAAAGAAATAGCGAGTCTGTTAACAAAAAACCAAGTAACTTTATTAGTTCATAATGCTCAAAGGCTTGGGGATACTGCTTTTGTTTCTGTAGCTAGATCCCTAGGACTGAAATCTATAATGATCCAACATGGTATGTATGTTTCTCACCTTAAAAGAGAGCGCTCACTTTTTATACTCAAAATCATCAAAACCTTGCGTTATGTCAAATATTCTCGTGTGGTAGCTAAGGCCATTGGTTTGCCTTTTATAGGTGTGTTCAATGCATTTATAAAGCACTTCGTTAAATCCATCGATTATACAAAGGCGATTACTTTCTATAATAAAATTAATTCTGATCATGTTCTAGTCTATGGAGAGTTTTGGAAAGAATATCATTCTAGTAATTTTGGCTATAGCAAGGATTGTATGTCTATAATTGGATATCACGAATTATTGAAGGTTGAGCCCATTAAGTCTAAGGAACTAGAACAGAATAAAATCTGCTACGTTGCCCAAACATTGGTCGAAGATGGCCGGATGGGGCGTGAACAAATGGCTGATTTTCTGAGACAGTTGTCCTCATTCTCTGCTCAAGCCAATATACCAGTAGTAGTAAAGCTTCACCCTCGCTCTGATATTTCGCTGTATGAAAGCCACAATTTCTCTCTCTCAGAAGAGCAATTACCTCATGTTCCCATTTACCTTGGGCATTATTCATCCCTATTAGCGTTATGTGGCTCAATTTCAAATCTATATCTGTATGAATTTCCTGAACACGATATTCCAGATTATTTTAAAGAAAATTCATCGGTTTTTAGTGACTTCGTAAAGCTTTCGAACGGAATTACTGATTATTTTAAAGAACCGATAGACAGTGAATGCAATTTTAATAGTGTTTTTGCTAAGGGCATAAGTGATTCATTAGTAGCGGATAGAATTTGCGAATTATCAGTTCCTCGGTCATAGCACAAACGTTGTACTGTTAGCTTCATAATATGATCCTATTAAGGTCAACTTTGATTGTTGGCCTTTTTTATGCCTATATGATAATGAAACACAACCAAAATATCTAAGGACAGTGCTCGGCTATATAAAGAGATGGGTGCTTAATAACTTTGAACTGTATGCTACAAGGATTATTTATATTTGCTCCTTAGTTGCTGTCAATCTTTGCTAGAAGGTTATTCAAGTTACTAAGTTTTGAGGGTTAGTTTAGCTTCGTCTTTTTTGAAGCTCTTTTTAACTAAAGAATAAAATACCGTCCAATGCTCAACAATGTTGCTGGCTAATGATCCTAAGCTTCTATTATGTTTAGGTATAGTAATGCCTCTAAGTTTTGAATTGTTCCGTTATTTATTAGGTAGAGGCATCGGTTGGGATATGCGTGTTGTGTTCGAGGCGTTTAGTTGGTCAGTAGAGAATTGTTGTTCGCTAAGAGCACTGAACTAAAGGGGGATTTTCCGATTATCTAACACTCTGAGCGTAACAATTGCTATACAAATCTGAGGAGCTAGAGAACCTGTTAGGCTGGAATGGTAAGCTAGACTAGGTGCAGTTACCTACAGATCCGTTATCATAAAAATGTTAATGTTTTACAAAGCCGACATGATGTCGGCTTTTTTTGTGCCTGAAAATCAAGATTGATTCGACTGAGTTTGCAATAAATATGGTGCAATATTGCTCGTGCGATCACTGAATTACTCGAAAATTCAGTCCTATAGACTATTTTCGAAAAAAACGCCAAAAAACTGTCATTATTTGTTGATTAAATATGTATAATCACACGCTATTAACAAGGACGAGTGTAAAAAGTGCATGCTTTTTACATGATGATACGGCAATTTGGAAGCCACAATCCATGGGCGGTAGCGTGTCTAAACATAAGCCATAGCCGACTTAAGTACGTGTTGAACCTGCTTCTCATTGCTGCTGGCACCCAGGCCTGTAGTAAGATAACTCAAAAAAATTCCTAAATACTGCCATCACACAACTCCTGTATCTAGACTGCTTATTGCAGATCAAGGGCTGTTCACAGGTGTGAGTCGATGAGCATTACCCAGTTTTTACCTGCCTTTTGTAGGCATTTAGTTTGGTCGCAGTCCTGCGGGATAAAATAATTAGTGAAATAATCAATGAAAACAAAAAAACTAAACATCAAAATCGCAGCACTTACTTTTTGCAGCTTGTTGCTCTCTGGTTGTGTCATTCCCGGTCAGCACCTAGCGACTGATATTGAACCGAACAATGTAGACACACTTGATGCTGTAGATAACAAAGTAAAAGTCAACGTGTATGCTCTTACACCACAGCAGCTTAAAAAAATGGCGAGTGCGCCTAAAGTCGCATTGGCTAACCCAGAGTTAGATGCAGAATTAGCTAGCTACGAGTATTTTGTTGGTCCGGCTGATATTTTAAATGTGACAATATGGGATCACCCTGAACTGACAATCCCAGCAGGTTCCTACCGTAGTGCCGCTGAATCAGGTAACTGGGTGCACGCAGACGGCAGGATATTCTACCCCTATATTGGTTTTGTAGACGTAGCGGGTAAAACCGTTGTAGAAATTCGCAAAGAGATGGCTAAGCGATTATCGCAATATATCGAAACTCCACAAGTCGATGTAAACGTTGCAAATTTTCGTTCTCAAAAAGCTTACATAACAGGGGAAGTCAGCAAGCCAGGTAAACAAGCCATTAGTAATGTGCCGCTCACTTTACTTGATGCAGTAAATCAAGCAGGCGGCCTAGCAACAGACGCAGACTGGCGCAACGTAGTACTAACACGAAATGGTAAAGAAGAGCTGATTTCGCTTTATGCACTAATGCAAAAGGGTGATTTAACCCAAAACAGATTGCTACGAGATGGTGACATCGTACATGTACCACGTAACGACGCGCAAAAAGTATTTGTTATGGGCGAAGTAAATGAGCCTCAAATCGTAAAAATTGATAGAGCGGGCATGAGTTTAACAGAGGCTCTGAGCGCAGCAGGTGGACTGAATCAGCTGTCGGCAGATGCTACCGGGGTGTTTGTTATTCGCGCGAGTAAACAGGCTAATGTAGCTGCTAATGTTTACCAACTAAACATTGAAAACCCAACAGCCATGATCATTGGCACTGAGTTTAATATACAACCGTACGACATTGTGTATGTCACTGCCGCGCCAGTTACTCGTTGGAACAGAGTGGTAGGCCAGCTTGTGCCGACTATCAATGGCTTCAATAACTTAACAGAAGGTGCGTTACGCATTAGAAACTGGTAAATTCCAATAAAACTCGAGTTTAGATTTTAGCATTCAGTATTAGGTTGTATATGTTCAATAAAATTTTGGTTGTATGTGTTGGTAATATTTGCCGCTCACCGACGGGCGAGCAGTTGTTGAAACAGTACTTGCCGAGCAAGACTATTAACTCTGCGGGTATTGCAACGGCTAAAAGCGGGTTATCGGGTAAACCTGCAGATAAAACAGCAAACTTAATTGCCACAGAAAATGGCTGCTCTTTAGATGCCCATAAAGCTCAACAATTAACCCGTGAATTGTGTCGTGAGTACGATTTAATTCTCGCGATGGAAAAAGGCCACATTGAAGCGATATCACAAATAGCCCCCGAGGCTCGCGGTAAAACTATGCTTTTTGGCCAATGGCTGGGCCAAAAGGATATCCCCGACCCGTATAGGCAAAGCAAAGAAGCATTTGAGCACGCTTACAAGCTAATCGATTCATCTGCCAAAGCATGGTCGGCAAAAATAACTAAGTAAAATGAGGTATATACCAAACATTAATTAGGTATATACCCCCAGCTTAAACAAAATAAATGTAGGCCACCTACCAATATAATAATGACCAAGTGCGCCACTTATTAAAGACATAATTTGGATTATATTAACGCTATGAGCAGTAATACCCCCTTTCAAGCAAACCAGTCACAGCCGTTACCCCAAAGCAATTCTAATGGTGATATTGATTTAGGAAAGTTATTTGGCATATTACTCGACGCTCGCTGGTTAATTATTGCAGTAACGTCACTATTCACAACAATCGGTGTGATCTACGCGCTATTGGCTACGCCAGTGTATAAAGCTGATGCATTGATCCAAGTTGAACAAAAAAGTAGCGGTATGTCAGCGCTGGTCGGTGACATGGGTGATATGTTTTCCAGTGAGTCTTCGGCAACCACCGAAGTTGAAATTATAAAATCAAGGATGGTGTTAGGCAAAACCGTAGACAAATTAAACCTAACCACTTTAGCACAGCCTCAATACTTAGCCGTTATTGGTAAAGGGCTGAGTAGACTCACGGGTGAATCAAATGCCATCAAAATTAGTCGTTTTCAAACGCCTAATAATACTGTAGCGAATTTTATTCTGAGTGTTGATGATAGCGCCAAAGGTGCATATACACTTTATAATCAAGAAGGCCGAAAAGTATTAGCCGGCTTAGTTGGCGAGCTAGCGACTAAAGGTGACTATAGCTTGTTTGTTCAGCAGCTAGTGGGCAGCAAGGGTGATGAGTTTGCAGTTAGTAAACGCTCAAAACTGGATGCTATACAGTGGTTACAAAAAAATCTCAGTGTAAGTGAGCGTGGCAAGCAAACGGGCATACTGCAGTTGTCTTTTGCGGGCGAAGAAAAACAGCTGATTGAAGAGATTCTTAATAATGTAAGTGAGAACTATTTTCTACAAAATGTGGCTAGAGACTCGGCGGAAGCGCAAAAAAGTTTAAATTTTCTGCAAAGTCATTTGCCAAGTATAAAAACTGAATTAACCGACTACGAAGACACGCTTAATCGTTACCGTCAAGACAATGACTCAATAGACTTAGGCTTAGAAGCGCAATCAACCCTAAAAGTCATGGTAGAGCTTGAGGCGCAATTAAACGAGTTAACCTTTAAAGAGAGTGAAATTAGCCAGCGCTTTACTAAAGACCATCCAGCTTATAAATCTTTGCTAGATAAACGTCAGGTTTTACTTGCTGAAAAAGAGCGCCTAAACAGGCGAGTACAACAGTTACCGAAAACACAACGTGAAGTGCTCCGCATGACGCGCGATGTTGAAGTCAATCAACAAATATATATTCAATTACTGAATAAAGTACAAGAGCTAAGTATCTTAAAAGCTGGCACGGTAGGCAATGTACGCATACTCGACAAGGCGCAATCCTATTCACAGGCGATAAAACCTAAAAAGCCACTTATTGTTGTACTCGCAACACTTTTAGGCGCCATGCTGGCAATTGCTGTTGTATTAGTTAAAGCTGCACTACATAAAGGCATCGAAAACCCAGACGAAATCGAAGCAATAGGCTTAGCAGTTTATGCCAGCATTCCTTTATCTGAGTCGCAAAATACTATTGATGAGAAATATAAAAGAAACAGACATAGAAGTAAACGACAGGTCAGTGAATCATTATTAGCTGAATTTAACCCTGCTGACTTATCTATTGAGGCATTACGCGGTCTTAGAACCAGTATGCATTTTGCCATGATGGAAGCGAAAAATAATGTGGTGATGATTTCAGGCGCCTCACCAGAAATCGGTAAGTCATTTATATCAGCCAATTTTGCAGCTGTTATCGCTAAAAGCGGTCAAAAGGTACTAGTAATAGATGGTGACATGCGCAAAGGATACCTTCAGCGGCACTTTAATCTTGACTGGGATAATGGGCTTTCAGAGTTCCTATCTGGCAAATTACCAGCGGAAAGCGTTATTAAAAAATCAGGTATAGAAAACCTAGATGTAATTACCCGTGGCCAAGTGCCACCGAACCCCTCTGAACTGCTCATGAACCCACGCTTAGCGAGCTTTTTTGAGTGGGCATCAAGTGAATACGATCTAGTGATTATTGATACACCGCCAGTATTAGCGGTGACAGACCCAAGTATTGTTGGTGCTATCGCAGGCACAACCTTAATGGTAGGCCGCTTTGGACTAAACACAGTCAAAGAGATTGACGTTGCACGTAACCGCTTTGACATTGCCGGCGTTGAAGTCAAAGGCTTTATTCTCAATGCGGTAGAGAAAAAAGCGAGCGCATCATATGGCTATGGTTACTATAACTACAGTTATGAAAGTGATAAAAAATAGAATAACTAATTATTAGATTAGGCTAGTGCGTAGCCTAATCAACCGATTTAAAGAAAGCTGTGAATACAAGGGACGGCGCTATATCCAGGTCTAATCATGGGCTAATAGTTTCTTGTCATGAACCACTCAGCGCTAATCAATTTCTCTTGCGACCTAATATATTCGTCCGGATGCTTTAGACAAATGTCCTTCAATAGTACGTAGAGTTTGCTATCTGTTCTCAATAGGGATGTTTAATACATAAGTATAGTAAGTCAAAGTGACAAATTAATATTAAATTTAGAATTTAAATAGAAAAGACTATTTAAATTTATATCCATTTACTTTTTAACTGCTCTGGAATTAAATATGGATTTTTCTCTAGAAGATACAAAAATTGCAATCATTGGCCTGGGTTATGTTGGTTTGCCTTTGGCTGTCGAATTTGGTAAAACCAGAAATGTAATTGGTTTTGATATAAACCAGCAGCGAGTCAATGAGCTTAGCGACCGGCACGACTTTACCTTAGAGTGTTCATCTGAAGAGCTCGCCGAAGCAAAGTTCTTGCACTACACCTCTAATC
Encoded proteins:
- a CDS encoding phosphoglycerate dehydrogenase yields the protein MKKVLVTCPPMLGMFKEFIEPAKEQGIELVPANTTQVLSEEELIELLPDFDGWIIGDDPATKRVFEAGVKGNLKAAVKWGIGVDNVDFSACEALEIPIINTPNMFGGEVADVGMSLLLALARQTHFIDREIRNNNSWPKPAGMSVSGKHVGVVGFGDIGESLVKRLGGFDVDVTVYDPGVVGDKGYSYVTRESYPDGIQELDFLVFTCALNKHNFHMLDAKVISAMKAGAMVVNVARGPLIDEAALIDALLSGHIAAAGLDVFEVEPLPDNSPLRDMPQCVFGSHNGSNTKEGVRRATYKAISHIAEFLNTK
- a CDS encoding SDR family NAD(P)-dependent oxidoreductase, encoding MQHTRIHKKWALVTGALGGIGQALVKEFADEGYHVIATDIKVSNDKIDNVYFLQLDLEKFVVNELYATEFYQKVKEITNGTGISSLVNNAAIQILADTSSLTREQWNTSFNVNLSAPFFMSQLFLDDLTTNIGSIVNISSIHATQTKKEFVAYATTKAALSSMTRNMVLDIGSKIRINAIEPAAIATEMLKAGFDGKEEQYKKLEMFHPLGRVGTPTEVAKLAVFLSSESAGFVQGACISASGGIQGCLSDPS
- a CDS encoding lipopolysaccharide biosynthesis protein produces the protein MSGFYILCEVPILSKIFKYGVSEGLAKLIPFATIFVFAHQFSSELVGTLTLLIVTVEILSIIVINNTAAVTRIDFFKFETDVLKKQLNTQLSNSLTSSLLLLIIIVPILIYEEVSAYYYILLFVPCLRTYTTTSLALLQCRKETNQYLKAQVIFSITYLIVFAMLYKQGILSWIVALCVGLTLQAIYLKATNTFVSFSKIVIVPKKDSLNVALKGIAFMPQAIGWWLRSGAERYLIAFYLGVATLGQYALSVQISAIAVLFVTAINLAIVPEVNRHLSSGSSKELLKINKIYRFTFILLFIAVLLLWFSGYSYLSAYYAEYAISKEILWIACLSTLFQSCSMVLMNELYFRGKAILVAKYVLICFIIQAGLQFLVLNVFAELYIVLLVNVIFSVVLLLLVVSKIVLFRKIHKVI
- a CDS encoding 6-hydroxymethylpterin diphosphokinase MptE-like protein — translated: MFLKKVFFSVFDRNSLDYSLLEEPFIYGSPDTKKIRALKGKFKGERCFILGNGPSLNKVDFSKLENEYTFGVNGIFYKTKECGFKPTFYVVEDKAVMNDNTAEINDYDCEYKFFPTHYKSKIKNKENCYFFKMNTGFYREESPNFGIPRFSTDASKRMYCGQSVTMMNLQLAFYMGFEKVYLLGMDFSYDIPSSAKIDGLEIVSTEDDENHFHPDYFGKGKTWHDPQLDNVLKSYKMMGLMFDCAGKQIYNSTHGGKLEVFERVPFDELF
- a CDS encoding EpsG family protein; this translates as MNYFNNKKFYFLTINIIFICFAPFLSFVTCSLSLFFLSSSKPNISKDSGVWYLIVCTFFLFVSTSISAYSQPIFLYEEQDFTTYYNNYIYFLNNGFNLDGFIFGAGAEIGLPLLNYFLSLIIGAGYPYLVKLCYILFQMTLFLSIIAIIAEKYSVSWKRLALLIALMFLFFKYGATLNHLRQGFSSFFVVLALFSAARRNKVIFILLACTFHVSALVVYPILYYVFKERSFKATFHNAIVISVISVVGFIGFKLMMDYVLASDLFFLAKAKSAFLKVSDENFYVVALKGAVVASIYAIFALLILLFAKVKKNVFNQLFLLVVITIGFGYIPGMTTRIFASVFTILMGYYFFLVFNQEYKFSHRILLSVSLLVIFSTNWYLNSAIFYYNFPLVSQEPFYYLNDLFIEHGYVIRRDLPSEVDIVIENPYR
- a CDS encoding glycosyltransferase family 2 protein, encoding MKLSFILATCNGSDIISDCLKSISNIKLATNITLELIVVDQSFDHSTYNVLETFNFDFPVLYVHSLKRGLSCSRNIGIELSTGDYVCFADDDATYKSDLLIDLNNVILQKIAASNGKFCFVGGTVRVPGTNQLTRYTEREDEHIINRSNFGADITSISLFIDKQFIASKGIRFDEQLGLGAKFPSCEEVDFVYRMLNMDVEGIYVPNITTYHINPVAYTACKTEDYALGHGAFCKKMLISNGLSIFSIKYLIVKFIKVILKFPYALIKTGVFPFRYFKGFMSGFKNYKG